The genomic segment AAATTGTCGGTAGATGCTGCAGTTCGCGTGGCGCCGCAGTTAGCTGAGACCAATCTGGCAATGGGGTACTACTATTACTATGGCTGCAAAGAATACATGTTGGCGCTTGAGCAATTTGTTGTCGCCGGTAAGAGCCGTCCTAATGACAGCAGTCTATTGGCCGCAACTGGATTTATCCAGCGGCGGCTCGGGTTCTGGAACGAAGCCCTTCGCAATATACGCAAAGCAGCCGAACTCGACCCCAAATCGTCGTTGCTTGCTTCAGAACTCGGCAATACGCTAATGCTTTTGCGGCAGTATGACGCGGCGTTGATACAATTTGACCGCGCCATTTGGCTCGTGCCTGATTGGATAGATATTTACGCTCGAAAAGCCCAAACGATTCTTTTGCGCGACGGCAACGTCGCCGCAGCAGCACAGATATTCCGTGAGGCCGAATCACGTGTGCCGCCCGGCGAGATGGTCATGGAATTTATGCTGCTCGATGTCTTTGTCGAATACTGCGATCGCGATGTCCAGAAGGCGATGGATAGACTCGCCATCGACGAAGTTGAAATGGAGCTGTACTTCATAAACAAAGGCCGGTTGGCGCAGCGCCTCGGACGTGAATCAGAGGCAAGATCATATTTCGAATCCGCACGCGTAATGCTCGAATCCAAACTCAAAACCAGCCCCGATGACGCCCGCTATCTCGCTAATTTGGGCATAGCCTACGCCGGACTTGGTCAGGCAGACAAGTCGATTAGTCACTGTGAAAAAGCGCTGGAGTTGTTTCCACATGACCGCGACCACGTCTTCAGTATTGTTTACATGGAAACCTTCGCAATCGCTTTGACGATGCTTGGCCGCACCGACCAGGCAATCGAACAACTGAAGTTCCTCCTCGGCGTGCCGTCCTACATTTCGCGACCGCTCCTAATGGTGGCCGAACATTTCGCGCCGTTGCGGGGCCTCCCCGGATTCCAGAAGCTATTGATCGGTTAACCCACGCCGTCTGTATCTCAGAATTCCTTTCTCGAAAATCGGTAGAGAATCCTCACGCTAAGGTTATCTTTCTGGCGCTGATTTCTAGAAGGGAATATCCTCATGCGACCTGCTGACATAACCCGCTTGATACTCCTTGCCGCAATCTGGGGAAGCTCTTTCATATTCATGCGTGTCCTCGCCCCTGTCCTCGGCGCTATCACGACGGCAGATTCACGTTTGCTGATCGCCGGTGTGGCAATGTTGGCTTATTTCGCCGTTATCCGCTTTGACCTTGCCTGGCGCGAGAACTGGAAACAATATGCCATCATCGGAGTCGTCAATTCCAGCATTCCATTTTCACTTTACGCCTTCGCAGCCCAACACATTCCAGCGTCATACTCAGTCATCTTCAATTCAACCTCGCCACTATTCGGCGCGGTCTTTTCGGCGATCTGGCTAAACGATAAACTCACTCTTCGTAAGATAGCCGGCCTGATTTCCGGAGCCGTTGGAGTTGCCTTGGTCAGCAAAGTCGGCGGTGCGCAGGTCGACGCCATGTTCGGCTGGTCATTAGCAGCCTGTCTCGCCGCGCCCATGTGTTATGGTCTGGCGGGAATTTATACCAAGAAGAAGGCATCCAAAATCAAGCCAATGGCGATTTCCGGCGGCAGTCAGATCATGGCCGGACTCGCACTCCTGCCTCTCGCATTGTTGTTCCCTCCGACCGGTGAGATCAATTCGAGAATAGTAATCTACACCATCATCCTTGCGGTTCTTTGCGGATCAATCGCCTATGTGCTCTACTACCGCCTTGTCAGTGATGTCGGCCCAACCAAAGCTCTCAGCGTCACATTCCTGATGCCCGCCTTCGGTATGCTCTGGGGAGTCATTTTCCTGCATGAATCGGTGACACTTCCAATGATTGCCGGCTGCCTCATGATCATTGCCGGTACAGTACTGATAGCTCGCAAATAGAATTCGCCTCACTCACTTTCTTTAGCTGGCGAGCTTTACCACTTCTTCAATTTGTCATGTGTCATTCTGAGTGCTTGCTTATTGCCTCGATTTGCGGCAAATTGGAGTTTAGTCACCGTTGTCTTCGGAAAGGAAGTTCAATTGTCGGAACAAAATTTCTCTAATCACGCCCGCTATGTCCCGGGTTTCCATATCGTCCTGTTTGGAATGCTATTTCTCTCGCTTATCGGCGCATCCGTCAACCTTTACCATTCACTTGACGACCACACAAGGCTCTACTCTGCTTCACTATTAGTCGTCGTGTTTGTCTCCTTGTTGATGCTGTTCTTCTATGCTCGTTCATTTGCTCTCAAGGCACAAGACCGCGCCATCCGGGCCGAAGAAAACCTTCGTCACTTCGTAATGACCGGAAGGATGCTTGACTCCCGACTCACCATGCGCCAGGTCATCGCATTGCGTTTTGCCTCCGATGGTGAATTTGTCAAGCTTGCCATGCGTGCCGCCAGCGAGGATATGTCGAGCGTCGACATCAAGAAAGCTATCACCAACTGGCGCGCCGACAATTACCGCGTCTGAGAAGAATCAGGGAGCATCAATGCAAAAACGAAAGATCGGGAAGTCCGAACTCGAAGTCGCACCTTTGGCACTTGGCGGCAATGTCTTCGGCTGGACAATCGACGAACCAACATCGTTTGAGATTCTCGATCGTTTCGTCGGGGCTGGATTCAATTTGATTGACACTGCCGATGTCTACTCCCGCTGGAAACCGGGACACGTCGGCGGCGAATCGGAGACGATTATCGGCAAATGGCAAAAAGCGCGCGGCAATCGCGACAAGATCATCATTGCTACAAAAGTCGGTATGGAAATGGAGTCGGATCGGAAAGGTCTTTCGAAGGTTCACATCTTGCGTTCCGTCGATGAATCCCTGAAGCGACTGCAAACCGACTACATCGATTTGTACCAATCACACACCGACGACAAAGATACACCCATTGATGAAACCCTCGAAGCATTCTCACAGCTTGTGGCACAAGGCAAGGTTCGCATCATTGGCGCGTCAAACTACACTGCCGAACGACTGAGCGAGTCATTGACTATCAGCGAGCAACATTCCTGGCCGCTCTACCAATGCCTCCAACCGTGTTACAATCTCTACGAGCGAGCAGACTTCGAAACCAATCTCGAACAGCTCTGTCTCAAGCGCGATCTGGGCGTCATACCATATTTTTCGCTCGCACGAGGTTTCCTAACCGGCAAGTACCGCTCCGAGGCTGACCTCTCCAAAAGCCCGCGCGGGAAGGGTGTTGCGAAATTTCTTGATGATCGTGGATTTCGTATTCTTGCGGCGCTCGACAACCTGGCCGAGAAGCTTGGCTCTACACCAGGCAGGCTCG from the bacterium genome contains:
- a CDS encoding DMT family transporter yields the protein MRPADITRLILLAAIWGSSFIFMRVLAPVLGAITTADSRLLIAGVAMLAYFAVIRFDLAWRENWKQYAIIGVVNSSIPFSLYAFAAQHIPASYSVIFNSTSPLFGAVFSAIWLNDKLTLRKIAGLISGAVGVALVSKVGGAQVDAMFGWSLAACLAAPMCYGLAGIYTKKKASKIKPMAISGGSQIMAGLALLPLALLFPPTGEINSRIVIYTIILAVLCGSIAYVLYYRLVSDVGPTKALSVTFLMPAFGMLWGVIFLHESVTLPMIAGCLMIIAGTVLIARK
- a CDS encoding aldo/keto reductase; amino-acid sequence: MQKRKIGKSELEVAPLALGGNVFGWTIDEPTSFEILDRFVGAGFNLIDTADVYSRWKPGHVGGESETIIGKWQKARGNRDKIIIATKVGMEMESDRKGLSKVHILRSVDESLKRLQTDYIDLYQSHTDDKDTPIDETLEAFSQLVAQGKVRIIGASNYTAERLSESLTISEQHSWPLYQCLQPCYNLYERADFETNLEQLCLKRDLGVIPYFSLARGFLTGKYRSEADLSKSPRGKGVAKFLDDRGFRILAALDNLAEKLGSTPGRLAIAWLIARPSITAPIASATTIEQLDDLIAATRLVLSDADIALLNQASAY